Genomic segment of Paenibacillus sp. FSL R5-0623:
TTGAAATTGACGCGGTAATCATGAAAAACACTAATAACAGTTTTACTAGATGGATGGATGATATTATCATTGGAGTTGATTCGAAAAAGGTTGGAATTGAGACAATTAGTGTAATTTCTGACATGTTGAAGAGCCGCGGTCTAGCTCTTAATCTTTCCAAAACAAACATATATAATGAAAAAGAAGCTTATCATCAATTTCAAATAGAAGCTAATAGATATATAGATAGCGTCGAGATGACAAAAAAAACCGATCCGAATTACGAAGATGTCTGTAGGAACTTGGATAAAAGATTCAACAAACACTTTAAGGATACTAGTGCGAAATATTGGGATAAAATTTCCAAGCGATACATAACATTATATGGGAAATTTGAACATGGGGAACTAATGAGAAAGTTGCCTTCAATTTATGTGAATTTCCCCACGCTCAGAGCCAATTTAATTACTTACTTATCAATTATAGGATATAGTAAGCGAAGTTCAAAAAATGTACTAGACATAATTAAAACAATTGATATATTTGATGATCGTTCTTTATATCAACTTTGCTTATTAGTTTCTCAGTGGGAGATTCCTATTAAGCAAAAAGGAGCTAATAAATTCTTAAATACTTTTAGAGATTTTATCACTAATTTCTCGTTTAGTAGGGGGAATTCAACTGATTTTTACTGTATATTATGGTTTGAATCAAAATATAGTTCTCCTAAGGATTTATTAGCGTTTATCATGAAATATAAGAATAAATGGCAGACAGATTCTTTTTTACGTAGGCAGGTTACCGCAATTTTGTCTAGATTATTGAATTTCAAAAATAAGGACGTGGGAGAAATCCTTCAAAACCAAATAACCTCTGGTGTTATTAATACCGTTACATTGGCGAATCAGATATTGTTATTTTCTAATATTGAGAAGTTAGATAATAAATTATCTTATTATCTCTTTCCAGAAAAAGTACAGAAACCATACCCTTTGAATAAGTTTTTAGTGTTGTGTTCCGTACTGAATTCTAAAACAATAAGAGAAGATGTTGAAGTTCAACGAAAGATTAAGCATCTAATAACAGACCCATATTATTTGAAATGGCTAAGTTTGCAGTACAATATAGTATAAAGTAATAAACTCCCCAGATTAAAAAGAGGGGAGTTTATTCTTATGAGAAAATGCTGTATAGAATAAATAATGGTGTGAAAAGTAATAAAAACTTGTTAGAGACTAAAATTAAATTGTCTATCGAGTGATCTTTTACTTTTACTTGTAGATTAAGCTCTTCACTTATTCTTATAAGATTATCGATAGCATCGTGATTTTCATTGTTCTTTAGAACGGTTTGATATTCATGCATGATAGTTTTATATTCATTAATAATTTCTCTTTCTTCAAGTTTAATTTGTTGGCTATTGTATTTCGTCAATAATTCCTTGAGTCTTAAAGTCAAATCTTCAATATCTAATTGATGATAATGAATTTTCAGTGCTCTTTCATTGTAATTTAATTCATTAATATAATACTGGATTAGTATAACATAAAGTGAAAAAACCCCAGAGATTAAACCGAATAGTGGGTCGTTAAATCTCTCAGATATATTTTTACCACTTATAGATAAAAGAACAAACACAATTGCTTCAATGTTGAAAATAAAAAAAATGGATTTCCACTTGCTACTGTACTCTTTAAGTCGACTACTCATCTTAATCCTATTGATTCTTGTTTTGTTTAGCGTATTGATTTTTTTTTCGATTTCTGAATAAATGTTAATTTTAGCGTATTTTTTTACTGATTCCATATATGTAGATATCCTCCTAACATTCTTATGATTTCCTTGTATCTTTAATATTCAAGGTTTATATTTTCACTTTTTAGTTTTTTTATAGAGTATGAAATTTCTAATAGGGAACAAGCCTTAAGAACTTTTGTGGATTTCCCTATTTGATTATATCATTGAATTTAGTCTTTTGTAGTTATACTTAATATTTGGTTCTAACTACAAAAGAGTGATTTCTTATTTTCGAATTCAGAGGCTAAAATGATATCTTAAGAAATAAGTATTAAAATAAGGGTGGTTACAGTCATTCGGATCGTGATGTGTATGAGATTAAACTGTTTCCATATGTCTACGCACATCAGATTGTGAATCTGCTAGGCAATGTAGTTAACGGTTTCTATAAAGGTATCGCACCAGATGAAGCCAGTTTCGATGAGGAGTTCCCCAATCCAGCCTTCAAAGGCAAAATGGCAGAAGAGCAACCAGCCGTTCTGCAGCTGGGCTACTATAAACAACATACGAATGTACACGCCCTTGCCTTTCGAGAGGAAGACGGGACGTATCGAATTGTCTTGAACGAAGAAGAGGATCGGGATCTTGTGGATTCCAGGCTGAGTCGCCGAGAGGTAGAGGGAACGTATCTTTTTACGGCTCCGGATGCCAGCAGCGCCCACCAATATTTTCATGAATGGGTCATGGAGAACCGTGCCCCATATAGCTCTCGAGAGGAGTCCATCTAATGAATGTGAATGAACATGTGATCGAACAACAGTCTCTTACCTTTGTGGGCATCAAACGAACGTTTTCTTGTGTGGATGGTAAGAATTTAAGAGAAATCCCAAAGATGTGGCAGGATGCTTTGGCAGACCGCATTGAGGAACGTTTAAACGGGTTCAATAACGAAGCTATTCCCGGTCTGGTGGGCATCTGTGTAGATCAGAGAGAGCTGAAGGATAATCAAATGGAGTACTGGATTGCTACCTCTTACTCAGGTGAAGTGCCTGAAGGTTTGGTGTCCATCGAACTTCCTGCGTCCCATTGGGTCGTATTTGAAGCTGATGAACTAGAGCCGGAAGCGATACAACGGTTGTGGCACTATATTATGACAGAGTGGTTTCCTTCCACTTCATATCAGCATGCAGGGATTCCAGAACTTGAAGTGTACAAAGGTGATGGCACACCTCCCCAAGTCTGGATACCTGTAAAATCTGTGTGAGCAAAATTGAATTAGGAGGTCTACGATGTTATCCAATAAAGTGATTGATCATTGCCAGGAGCAAGGCTGGTGGCATGAAGATGTTCCAGCAGCCTACGAAGAAGCATTGCAAAAGCTGGAGATCGATTTTCAATCGGATTTTGCACAATTTTATCTACATGCAGAGGATGGACCAACTTTCTACAGCAGGCATCAGGAGTTGTATCAGATCTGCTGGTTTATGGAGAACACCGTATATATGGAAGACATGAATGTAGCACAGCTTACACTGGGACTTCCCGAGGCGTATATTCCAATGGATAGTTTTGAAGGAGAAGGTGGGTTTTTCTACAACCGTCAGACAGGAGAAGTGGTGCTGGTGGAACTGGGGGAGTCCATCGAACGGTTTCTTAATGGCGAGAGTGAGCCGCAGTGGGCTGATTTCAATGCTTTTCTGGAGTGGTATTTCGTCCTGGAGGAGGAGACGGTGCAATGAAAGATCTAACACCGGAACATGCCGAACTGGAGCGACAAATTGTAGAAACGGTAGAAGCCGGTAATGTGCTGGATGAGACGCAACAACATGAACAAGCACTTATCTATTATGATCAGGCATGGGGCATGTTGCCCGAGCCCAAGATGGAATGGGAGATTGCAAGCTGGATCGCATCCTGCCATGCGAATGCACATATCGATCTGAAGCAGTATGGACTGGCGAAGCCGTGGGCTGAGATATCGTTAAGTACGCGGAGTTCGGATAGAAATACGAGTCCATTGATGGATCTGGGCATGATCTTCATGAGACTTGAACAGCATGACGAGGCGTATTCGTATTTGCATCAGGCGTATGAGTTCGGCAAAGAGCGGGCATTCCAGGGAAGCCCAAGGGACGTGTTGAACTATTATAAGGAAGAGCGCGCCAAGCGTACCTAGAGTGATTCCGACCATACCATGAAACAAAAAGGTACCCCGGTTTGGCCAAACATGACCACAGGAGTACCCTTTCGAGTTGAATATTCGTTTATTACTTATTACAGGATGTTCCACTTCATCTAATCCGAAATGTTGCGCGTATAGTATTCAATAATATCCTTACGACGGATAATACCGAGGAAGACACGATCGACATCCACCACGGGCACAAAATTTTGGTCTGCTGCAAGTGTCAGCATATCCTCCATTTCAGCCTCAATGAATACACATTCATTATATACCCGATTGTTAATCTCATGGACCTGAACCTGATCCATCGTATCAAAAGTCAATCCGGGTGTATTTCGCATTTTCCATAACAAATCGCCTTCGGACAGGGTAGCAACATATTTTCCATCCTGGTCAATCACGGGAATGGCGGTGTAGTGTTGCGATTCCAATTGCTCAATAGCATCTTTCATGGAAGCGGTAGACTTGATATAGGCCACTTCGGCTTTGGGGAGTAAAAAATAGCTGATTTCCATCATCGGGCTCCTTTTCAGCCTTTTGCATAGCAAAAAAGCTTTAGTATGTAATCTCACTCTCCTTATTTAAACATATTATGTGAGCTTTCGGCTATTTTTAATGATAAATTCGTCAGATTTGTTTCATTGTTTAAATGGCTCTGGAAATCTATAGTGTATATTAGAGGTGATGTAACCATGAAATCCAAACGTAAATTAATATACGGACTGCTACCCATCTTGTTTGCAGGTGGAATCGGAATGTATCTATATATGCAGAACAACAAAGAAGCAGAGGCCAAACCCCAGACTACCGTGAATCAGTACATAGAGCATCTGCAAAAAAAAGAATTTGACCAGTTGTACAGCTTGATGACGTCTGCTTCGCTGGAAGAGTCGGGCATGAATAAGGAACAATTTGTTGAGAAATACAATGCGATCTATTCGGGTATGGAAGTATCCACCGTCAAGGCGGAGGTTAAACCTGTTGATGTTGCCGAAACGGCTTCCGATGGCAGTAAGACCGATGCAGAGAAACAAAACCCGGATACGTATGAGGTGGATTACAACCTGCAACTGACAACTTTTTTGGGTGAAGTCAGTGAGACGCATACATTAAAACTAGTCCGGCACGAGCTTGAGGACGGCGGGAAAAACTGGAAAATTAACTGGCAGCCTTCACTGATCCTGAATGACATGGTTAAGGGCAGTAAGGTACGAGTGAGGACACTGTTCCCGGATCGTGGAGACATTGTGGATCGTGATGGTTTGCCGCTCGCTACCAAGGGCACGATGAATGAATGGGGCATTGTACCTGAGAAACTTGGTGATAATCCGGACCAGATGATTGCCCGAATCGCGAGCCATTATCAGGTTTCGGAAGATGCCATTCATAAGGCGCTTGCGCAGACATGGGTGAAGCCGGAGTATTTTGTCCCGATTGGTTCAACGGAGGAGTTTGACGTACCAGAATCTTTAAGCGGGGTTACGATGCAAAGCAAGGAAATCCGCTATTATCCACTCGGCAATGCGGCTGCACACCTGATTGGATACGTGCGCAAAGCCACCAAGGAAGATCTGGATAAGGATACGGAAGGGTATTATCGCGCAGAA
This window contains:
- a CDS encoding RNA-directed DNA polymerase, coding for MQTERFNQLRKNVLVNIFTKKDIVRIWREIVRDQLRNSDLKDLYDHYDFNYNIEERAGAIRSEILSGNYKVSQPMIYRIEKKLGVCRHLVTPQPTDALVFQVLVEKISEEILSNQPSKNSFYSRDKHGVPKPHESDDYNFNWRKQWKKMQRMIYKFNEEKELIVVTDLSNYYDSLNINELRKVFSSYSKIDEVVIDLIFRIIEEISWKPDYLPYAARGLPTTNIEGVRLLAHSFLFEIDAVIMKNTNNSFTRWMDDIIIGVDSKKVGIETISVISDMLKSRGLALNLSKTNIYNEKEAYHQFQIEANRYIDSVEMTKKTDPNYEDVCRNLDKRFNKHFKDTSAKYWDKISKRYITLYGKFEHGELMRKLPSIYVNFPTLRANLITYLSIIGYSKRSSKNVLDIIKTIDIFDDRSLYQLCLLVSQWEIPIKQKGANKFLNTFRDFITNFSFSRGNSTDFYCILWFESKYSSPKDLLAFIMKYKNKWQTDSFLRRQVTAILSRLLNFKNKDVGEILQNQITSGVINTVTLANQILLFSNIEKLDNKLSYYLFPEKVQKPYPLNKFLVLCSVLNSKTIREDVEVQRKIKHLITDPYYLKWLSLQYNIV
- a CDS encoding SLATT domain-containing protein: MESVKKYAKINIYSEIEKKINTLNKTRINRIKMSSRLKEYSSKWKSIFFIFNIEAIVFVLLSISGKNISERFNDPLFGLISGVFSLYVILIQYYINELNYNERALKIHYHQLDIEDLTLRLKELLTKYNSQQIKLEEREIINEYKTIMHEYQTVLKNNENHDAIDNLIRISEELNLQVKVKDHSIDNLILVSNKFLLLFTPLFILYSIFS
- a CDS encoding GyrI-like domain-containing protein, which translates into the protein MNVNEHVIEQQSLTFVGIKRTFSCVDGKNLREIPKMWQDALADRIEERLNGFNNEAIPGLVGICVDQRELKDNQMEYWIATSYSGEVPEGLVSIELPASHWVVFEADELEPEAIQRLWHYIMTEWFPSTSYQHAGIPELEVYKGDGTPPQVWIPVKSV
- a CDS encoding CBS domain-containing protein encodes the protein MEISYFLLPKAEVAYIKSTASMKDAIEQLESQHYTAIPVIDQDGKYVATLSEGDLLWKMRNTPGLTFDTMDQVQVHEINNRVYNECVFIEAEMEDMLTLAADQNFVPVVDVDRVFLGIIRRKDIIEYYTRNISD